aacCGCTTGCAGAAAAGATCTCTGACCCGCTGAGGGCAGCAGAATATGCTACCTCAGTAGATGCCACGTTGGTGTATTGATGATGTTGAGCTCTGAGCACTTGGAAACGAGGAAAGCAAGGAGAGGCGTCCTCAAAACTCCCGTAATCTGCTTAAAGACAGATTCTCCAAAAGGAACTCAGTTGTCATAAATCACCTCCCTGGGAGTTTCATTAATCAGGGAAGATTGGTTCGCATCACAGGAGAGTAGATGAGGAGTGGACACCATACCCAACAAACTTTGTCACACGTATCATACCTCCCAACTGTGCTTCTAGGGGCCCATTCacctttcttaaaaatcatttacctGCTCCTAAACGGCCTAGACCCCCCCCCCAATACCCTTTCTCTACTAAAATGGTGTTTAGCCCAAGTCCCAAGCCACCTCAAGGCGGTAGTCATTTTTCTCTGGGTATCTCCATGTGTACGTGAGGTACACGTGATAATAAATGCCTGCTTGCTCTTCTCTTGTCGGCctgtcttttattacagaggCCGCAGCTTGGAACGCGGAGGGCAGGAGGAGAATCAGCCCCCCACCAAAACCGCGCGGGCACAGGAGGAGCGTGGGGAGTCCTGTCCTCCCCACACCCGCGCTGGTGACGTGCTCAGGAGACAGACTCTCCAGCCATCCTTTGTCGCTTCCCCGTGCAAAAAGAAAACCtcgagaaaaaaaggaaagcgaCTTTGATGTGTCTGGGAGCTGGTCCCCATTCTGATTCACAGCCTTGGAACTTAGGGAAGGTGAGGGGGGGCCCGAAAGATGGGAAAGGCTGGATCCAGAAGCCTCGCTAGTTGTTCATTTTCCCACCGCACATCCCtcctattaaaataattaagccTAATTAAGACGGAGACCATTTCTGAACCCAACACTTGCTGTAATTGTGGAGGGACAGGGAAAGCTCTACTTCGGGGACTGAGATTCCGCCGGGGGTTCTCTCCTCCCTGACAGCCTGACAACTTTGAAAAGTGAAGTCTTGGTTCCAGGTTGTGTTAGTCAACAGCTCCTCAAATCCAGAGGGTACAGATAtggcttggggaggggagggttcaCCTGCCAGAAGGAGCAGCAAAGAGCCTGGCTGCACAGCAGGTAGCCGGGAGCAGACCTGATGGATGCTTGTCTCCCCCCCTGTGCCAGAGAACCTTTCCCTCAGACGCGGGGACGGGGCCTCTGTCTTTGACTAAGGAAGGCCGTTCCTGGGAGGGTCTGGGAGCCTGAGCACCTGGCCTCCTGACCCTGCAAAGGTATGTCCCCGGGGCCAGAAAGATGATGGGGGCCAGTTCCAGCAAATGTGCCTCCGGACACGTGTGGGCCCGGTGCCGAGTTCAGGGTGTGGTCCCACGGGAGAGCTCTGGGGTGGGCTCCCACCGAGGGGGCCCACTTTCTTTATCCGGAAATCGAGACGGGCCAGAGCTGTTCCAGGTCCCGGGAGCAGCTGTTCCTTCAGCCTCCGTGGCCCCTGCACCAGGCCTGTGCAAGCATCACCCGCGGTGATGACCCTCGTAGCCCTCATTGGCTGCATTCCTGTGTTTGCATGTGAGCCAGCTCTGTCTTCCCCAGTGCGTGACAGATCCCCCAAGTGCATGGGTGTAATCGGAAGGTTTTCTCCTGCCTGCGTCCTTCAGCCTCCGGATCCTAGTGTTAATAAGAACACCATCCGTGTAAGTCACCTTCCCCCACCACGCGCCCGCTGGATGGGGCACCTATTAGCAGCCATTAGGATTAAAGTGACAGGGGCTGTTGGCAAATTCCTACTTTTGAACTGCCAGGTTTGAATACCCTGAGGCTGTCCACGGTCACTTTACCCCAGTCTTCCATAGCAGGAAGCACTCATCTCATTTTTTAGTGGAGAAAACAGGCTGAGAGCGACGCACTGACTTGGCTCAGCTGGTAGGTGTCAGATCCAGAATGGGCTTCACCCAGCTACTGAGTGTGAAGCATGTCTTTTACAGTTGTTTACCTGACCATTTCCAAACCATAATCTGGGAGAGTACcatccctcccccctctgccatTGTTCCTATTATTCAGTCAGAAAGAAAGAGACGTGGTTTATTAGGTGATACAGAAGGTGGTCCCAATTCGGACTCAGAACTGTGAAATTTGGGGAAGATGGAAAGAAGGCCGGAAAAATGGGAAATCCTAGACAGagataaacaaaaccaaacaggaACATATTTAATCAGGACACATCAGGGCATTGAGGTGTGTTGAGTGCAGTGATTTCTAGTAGATTCCAGAGGCTTGACTAAATATTTCATCTGTTCTCAGTCCAGAACATTGGTTATTGCTGACGTTCCTGCTGTTAGGCTGCTAGTTTATTTCACGAGGTGCTAGGCATTGAGGATCACGTCACGCTTTCTTTGACTACATGGTGCAGGCATTAGTCGCCACTTTTGTtgggggaggaagtggaggctGATGGCCATAACCGCCCGTGTTCCCCATGTCCTGAGGCCTCCCGGTTCCAAACCCGGATACGAGACTGACTTCACACAGCTCATGCTGACAGACACCTGCAAGGCGAAGGTGCATCTAAGGCCAGGCCTTAATGGGGGTAGGACACGGTGCGGGGTGAAGGCTTGTGGGAAGCTTTCCAAGTACACGGAACCTATGCAAACTGGCTCTTAGATGTCCTGGTTTCTGTAGTTTTATAGAAATGTCTACGTGAGAAATGAGATTCAAATGTTGGTAGtgaaagagaaattcttttttttttttaaagattttatttatttatttaattgacagagacagcgagagagggaacacaagcagggagagtgggagagggagaagcaggcttcccgctgagcagggagcctgatgtgaggctcgatcccaggaccctgggatcacgacctgagccgaaggcagatgcttaaccgactgagcccccccggCGCCCCTGAAAGAGCAATTCTTATTCCAGCCTGAAAGTGTGACAGTCAGCCTGGACTGATAAAGATCAAATCACTTCTAGTATCGACCAGGTTGAGAGAAGAGACACAGGTCGCACTGACCCACTTGCCTGAGTCATTTCTCCGCACGTTCTTCCGCAGCTATGAAATGGCATAATGATCCTGTGTTTGAGTGACCACTCTTTTCTTCCCGAGGACTCCCCAACTCACTTTATGATATGCCCCCAGATTTGGGGATCCCTCCTTTATAAACTGCCCTTGTCCCCTGACAGCACCCAATTCCTGGTTATTGGCATTGCTAACCCCCTGGGGAGACATCAAACATCCTGAACGGATCCAGGTTCCGCATAGATCCCCTCCGATTCCGCAGTGGGGCTCAGACCTCCTATAAAGACCCTTGTAGGCAGCATTCCAAGGGCCCCCCGGCCCTGGCCAGGCTGCTGCAAGTCGTAGATCTGAGTTTGTGCTGCCCACAGGCTCCTGTCTGGAAGTCTTTGGCCGAAGGGCATTTAAAAGTTGGAATCTCTGCAGCTTAACTTAATCTCAAAAACTAGGAAAACTCACTGAAAACTATAAGCAGTGAACATACAGAAAATGTTTGGGGGTTTGAAAGACAACTCTGGAAATATTAAGGTGTATGTATCAGAGAGATGAAATTTGGAATcaggaggggcgcccgggtggctcagtgggttgagtgcccgactcttgatctgggctcaggtcgtggtctgaGAGTCCTGACATGCAGCACCGcttcgggctctgtgcttggtgtgaGCCtatttctgattctctctctctccctctgcccttcccctcccccaccccaaaaaactATCTGGAATCAGGAGACAAACCAGGAAGTTGTTACACTAATCAAACTGAGGTATGTGATGGATGCTGAAAATAGAAGGGGCATGATGACAGATGAGACAGCCTAAATTTGTGAGCTATGAAAGACGCAGAAGCAAGAGGAGTAACTGAGTCTTTgttgtggggtgtggggaggtggaGACGTTAAGAAAACCCAGATTTTTTTGGAGTTGGCTGATGGTAATATCATATGACGAAGTAGAAAACACAGGGTGACATCAGGTTGGGGGAATTTGGGGTTCATTTTAAGCACATGCTGCGATTGAACATACGTTAGCTATATAGAGATCTGAATGGGCAGGTTGGTTTTGCTGATATGgagcacagaaaaaaatcttggttGCAAATTTAGATTATTGTATGCTCATCCCCAAGACTGAATTGCAGGCTCATAGAATCACCCACAGCGAGTGCCCACAAGGACAGTAATAGAGTCCTTTGGACAAAACTCTGATCCATTACATACATCATGAGCCGTGGCTCAGTGTCCCTGATACACCAGAAAAGCCCTCTGATACGCATTATTCTTTGCAGATACATATCATCATTACTGTTGCTTTCTTCAAGAGGTGTTTGCTAGATCCAAAGATTTCCTACCCATGAAGTAAGAGATGTTTCTGATGATTAGTATTAAACGAACAATATTCCTCTCTATAATTGGACCTGGCACGATGGGGAACGTCTTTGTTTTTGTGAATTACATGTGCATTTTCTTTAgggacaccaaaaagaaatctaTACATCTAATTCTCATCCACTTGGCTTTTACAAATATCATAATACTTTTTTCCAAGGTAACACTAAAAACAATACTATACGTCCGGTTTGAGACACTTCCCGGATGATACAGGCTGTAAAATGTTTGCGTACCTCGAGAGGCTGGCCCGGGGCCTCTCGATCTGCACCAGCAGCTTCCTCACTGTGGTCCAGGCCACCACCATCAGCCCCAGAGCCTCCGTGTGCGCCAGCTTCAAGCCAGCATCCACATGGCCtatccttcccttttccctcttcttttggATACTCAATTCCTTGCTCAGCATGAACTTACTCTATTACATGAAAAACATCAACAGCCTAAACGGGTCACAAATTGGTGAAAGTGAAGGCCACTGTGTTTTTCTACCAGCAAGCCAGACAATGAGGTGGGTTTTTCTCATTCTCATGGCCCTGCGAGATTTCCTGTTTCCGGGTCTCATGGGCTGGGCCAGTGTCTCCATGGTATGCGTTCTCCATAAGCACCACAAGCATGCCGGCTACCTGCAGAAACCCAAGGTTCTCTACCACAACCCCCCTGAGATAAGAGCCGCTCACAGTGTTCTCCTGCtgatgctttgttttcttttcttttattggccagattgtattatttctttatatttaaattctttctttgatAATAAGTTCCTAATATTAAACATTCTAGAAGTCTTAAGCCTTGGTTATGTAATTCTCAGCCCGTTTGTCCTGATTCACAGAGATGGACATCTGCCTGAATGTTGGCACTCTCATTAAGACTTGAGAAAATGTACCACAGTCACATACTGATTATATTGAATTGAAGCTATTTTGGAAACAGCCAATGCACGGACTTCAgaccctctgccttctccctgaaagcaggaaataaatcttttatatgaAAGATACTCCCCCTGTATcaggaagtaaaaagaaattcttgTCACCAGAGATGGAATCTTAAGAGCAgagaaggctgtataaacaacCCTAGTGTGTTTTTACTAATCCACTATCTCAGTCCAAATTCCACTTAGAATTCCTTACTCAGAAAAGCTCCCaaacatctgttttttttatcctgtcaattccttacaaatgtattgtttctttgcctaaaaattataaaaaccacgtgccttggtcatttcttttgtCTCCAGTTCTTTATTGGTCCTCCAGGGATATGTAATAAAACTTggtgtttttttctcctgttaatctgtctcacaTCAATTTAACTCTTAAACCAGCTGGAAGACTTTGAAAGGTAGAGGAAGAAATTTTCCTTCCCCATAGTAGTGAAATTCCACCATATTCAGAGGTCCTCCCCCATCTTCAAGGAGAGAAGGATATACGAGGTCTGCAcaccagagaaaaaggaaccatggGGGTCATCACAGAATTCTGCTCATATCCCTTATTATATAGTTCCCCtttctctagtttatttttttcaaatcaaataatgtaaatctcaaaatttattttggtgGCAGTGTTGGAAGCATGAGAGATAGGAAGTACCCTGTAATCACTTACTAATTttacagaaatgaataaagacCATTCGATGATTTACGAATTAGAATTCTGGACCCTGATTCTGACAATGTGATAAAGGTCAAATCTCTTTATGAATCTAATTAAATGGATTCTTCCCAAATGTTGGGCAGGTCATTGAGAGGATATGGCCACTGGCTGACTCATGAGGTGGACCCTGGCGACAGGAGCTCCTCACTccttcccctgtccttggaatatgGGTTCTGTTAGCCTTCCCTGCTTCCAGAAGCCGCCCCAGGGACACAGCTTTGAGAGAGTGAGATGGTGTTACGACACCCTCTAGACACtatgtgactgaacccagttaggACCTCTATATAAACTTCCAAGATTTGGCAGGCAGGCGCAGGGGTCTCCTTGTCTTCGGCCACCAAAGACAAGCCTAGTATATAAATTCTCTTGCTAATTAAAAGTGCTACCTACCAACCTGGAGAGGGTTGcctctgcctttttcttcagtctctccctgctGTCCTCAGAGGGGCCAGGTTCAGATTACACTCAGGAAGCTCTGGATGTTGCAAACTAACATCAAACTCTTGTTTGTTTCCAGACAAACTATTGTTTCCCTGAAACATGCATGAGTTGGCGCGGCTGCCCGCCCCAGCGAACTGAGCACCGTGTTAGCAGGGACTAGCCCTGCACCTTGATTCCCTGCCATCCCGGGGCCATTAGGGCAAAGTGCACATGAAATTTTGAACAGCTGAAATCAGTGTGAATACAGAGGCTGGGACTTGTAATTAAGAGAAAGGACACAGTTTTGTGACACCAGGTTCATTAATAGGAAGACTCAATTCATTATTGCAAAGTATTTAAATCCAAAGATATTCCTTAAAATACGCCTTTGGGAGGTTTGGATTTTTCCATTGTTACCTCTCACCTTTATCAGTCACTTCTGGAAGCTATGTGATagcccagcaggctggagacAAGAGGAGATTGGGTGTATTTCTTTAAGAATAAccaataaccaaaatgaaaaccaagaaatACAGAACGAGAGGAGGGATAGAAAGAAAGCCACTTCCTTGGAGTTTTATGCTGTTGCAGTCACTAACTGTCCCAAAGATTTCATAGAATGCTCAGTGGTGGAAACAATTTCAGAGTTGTAATTTAGGTACAGGCTATCACTCAGGCTAGGACTTTGAACCCTATGTTTAAAAGGCAGACAAAGTAACCTCCGAGGAGAGTAACTCCCTGCTCTCAACCCAACCAACATCTCCTCACATACATCTCAGGAAAGACAGGGACATACTTCAGAAAAACCACAGTATTGTAGCAGATGGTACAGGAAAATTTCTTGGCAGAGGTGGATGGCTTCCTTGTGGAGAGGGGGCAGAATGAGATGTAGTGTGGCTGACACGGTAAAACAGAAGGGTCTGCCACCTGGCGTGGCCATTCTCACCTTG
Above is a window of Zalophus californianus isolate mZalCal1 chromosome 7, mZalCal1.pri.v2, whole genome shotgun sequence DNA encoding:
- the LOC113926845 gene encoding LOW QUALITY PROTEIN: putative vomeronasal receptor-like protein 4 (The sequence of the model RefSeq protein was modified relative to this genomic sequence to represent the inferred CDS: deleted 1 base in 1 codon) encodes the protein MFLMISIKRTIFLSIIGPGTMGNVFVFVNYMCIFFRDTKKKSIHLILIHLAFTNIIILFSKVTLKTIYTSGLRHFPDDTGCKMFAYLERLARGLSICTSSFLTVVQATTISPRASVCASFKPASTWPILPFSLFFWILNSLLSMNLLYYMKNINSLNGSQIGESEGHCVFLPASQTMRWVFLILMALRDFLFPGLMGWASVSMVCVLHKHHKHAGYLQKPKVLYHNPPEIRAAHSVLLLMLCFLFFYWPDCIISLYLNSFFDNKFLILNILEVLSLGYVILSPFVLIHRDGHLPECWHSH